TTTTGTAATAAAGCATTCCATAATATTATACGTTCTTGTACTTTTGAAATTAAATAGGCGTTTATAGTTTTATGTTATATATTTTAATTGTTAATGCTAGCAAAATATTGCTAGGTATTTTGTTAGTCGTATTAGCATGTATTCTTATATACTATACTTTTAGATTAATAGAAATGGGCTATGTTTTAAAGTATAAAAAACCATTATACAATCATTTTTATCTCTATTTACGAAAGCTGAATGATAAACAAAAACGAGTTTTACAGCACCAATTTTCATTTTATAAAAAACTTAGCATCAAAGAAAAAAAATATTTTGAGCATCGGGTTGTATCTTTTATACAAGACAAAGATTTTATTAGTAGAGAAGGTGCTATAATTACAGAAGAACAACAAGTTTTAATATCGGCAACTGCTGTTATGCTAACCTTTGGGTTTAGAGATTTTTATATTGGTCTTATTTCAAAAATTGTAATCTATCCTGAGGCTTTTTATTCTCAAACAAATGATGCCTATCATAAAGGAGAATTTAATCCGAAGCTTAAGGCACTTGTACTCTCATGGAAAGATTTTCAAGAAGGTTATAGAATTAATAATGATAATTTAAACCTAGGAATTCATGAATTTACGCATGCTATTCATTTAAACAGTATTAAAGAACGTGATGTTAGCTCAATTATTTTTAAAGATTCTTTTAAAGAATTATCGATACTATTAAATTCTAAGGATGGGTTAAAAGAAAGATTAACTAAATCTGAATATTTTAGAGGTTATGCCTATACCAACCAATTTGAGTTTTTAGCAGTTGTTATAGAAAACTTCATAGAAACACCTCAAGATTTTAGATCTGAGTTTCCTCTTATTTATAGTAAAATTAAACAAATGCTTAATTTTAGTTTTGGTGGATATTAAAATGCAATATGACTTTTATCATACTTTTTTGAGGTTTAGTTTTATAATTTTAGAGTTAATAAAACTAAATTGTATAAGTCATGATAAAGAAAGCACCAGTTTCAATGATAATGACTGAGCCAGTTATTACTTTAAATACAAATGATAATTTAGAAAAAGCTGAATTTCTTTTTAAGCATAATCATATTAGACATATTCCTGTTGTTTCTGATGATGCTGTTGTTGGGATGCTAAGTTATACAGATTTATTGCGATTAAGTTTTGGAGATGTTACTAATAATTCAGATGATTCTACAGATGTATTAGTTTATAATATGTTTACAATAGACCAAGTAATGAAAAAACAAATAATAACGGTATCTAGATCTAACTCCATTAAAGATGTCGCAAAAATACTGGCTGTAGAAGAATTTCATGCTTTACCCGTAGTTGATAGAAATAAATTAGTGGGTATAGTAACGACTACCGATCTTATAAAATATTTATTACTACAATTTTAAATTTTTTCAAATTCATGTAATGAATTTAGTTAACTGCTTTAAGCTGATATTTGTCATATGTTTATGGCTTGTGGTTAATTAGTTTTGTGTTGAACCTAATAAGTTAATATAATATGAATAAGCAAATTCCAGTGTCTACTATAATGAGTAAAAATATTATAGCACTTACTAGAACAGATAATTTAGAAAGAGCTGAAATGCTTTTTAATAAATATAGAATTAAGCACATTCCTGTTGTAAGTAGAGATGTTGTAATAGGTATGTTAAGCTATTCTGATTTGTTGAAAATAAGTTTGGCAGATGCAGCTCAAGACGATTATAATGTAAATGCTGTGGTTTATAATGCATTTACTATTGAGCAAGTAATGACTAAAGATGTGGAAACCATTGATAGTCAAACAACGATAACTCAGGCCACACAAATTTTAGCAAATAGAGGATTCCATGCATTACCAGTTGTAGATAATGGTATTTTAACAGGAATTGTAACGACTACAGATTTATTACAGTATTATTTAAAACAGTAGTATTAAGAATTAGCAAGTGCTTTTAATTCTTTAATAGTTTCAGTTTGATTATTGCTTTTAAATACATGGCTACCAGCTACAAAAACGTCAGCTCCTGCATCAACTAATTGTTTAATATTTTTGTTAGTAACACCACCATCAATTTCTATGCGCGTATTTAAACCTTGCTCATTTGCCATTTTTCGTAGTTTCTGGATTCTATTATAGGTAATATCCTCAAACTTTTGACCACCAAAACCAGGGTTTATAGACATAAGTAAAACCATGTAGCATTTAGGTAAAATATCTTCTAAAACAGAAATAGGTGTTGTTAAGTTTAGTACAACGCCTGCTTTACAACCTGCATCTTCAATTTGTGTAAGTGTTCTATGTAAATGAACTGTAGATTCGTAATGAACCGTAATAATATCGGCTCCAACTTTAGCAAACTCTTCAATGTAGCGTTCTGGCTTTTCAATCATTAAATGTACATCCAAAGGTTTGGTTGCGTATTTTTTTATGGCTTGAATTACTGGCATTCCGTAAGATATGTTTGGAACAAAGTGACCATCCATAACATCTATATGAAACCAATCAGCATCACTTTTGTTAACCATTTCAATGTCTCGTTGTAAGTTTCCAAAATCGGCGGCTAGTAAAGAGGGAGCTATTAGTTTAGAATTCATTATAAAGTTGTTCTTATGTTTTTGCAAATATAGAAAAGTCTTTTGAAAGTCCCTTTCCTTTGGAGAGGGATTTAGGGTGAGGATAAAAAATGAACCCACGGTAATCAGCCGTGGGTTCTTTCATCAATCAAAAAACGAACAGTTATGTGTAACTGTTTGTTATTGTTATTTAGTCGTAATTCTTAGTAAAAAATTACTATCCTAAATATGTTTTTAATATTTTACTTCTAGACGTATGTTTTAGTCTTCTAATAGCTTTTTCTTTAATTTGTCTTACACGCTCACGTGTTAAATCGAATGTTTCACCAATTTCTTCTAAGGTCATTGGGTGTTGGTTTCCTAAACCAAAGTATAACCGAATAACATCTGCTTCACGAGGCGTTAAAGTTTCTAAAGCACGTTCAATTTCAGTACGTAAAGATTCATGTAATAACTCTCTATCTGGATTCGGTGATTCACCACTATTAAGTACATCATATAAGTTTGAATCTTCACCCTCAACTAAAGGCGCATCCATACTTACGTGACGACCAGAATTTTTCATAGATTCCTTAACGTCATTAATGGTCATGTCCAATTCTTTTGCAATTTCTTCAGCAGAAGGTGGACGCTCATGACTTTGCTCTAAAAAAGCAAATGTTTTATTAATCTTGTTAATAGAACCAATTTTGTTTAAAGGTAAACGAACAATACGAGATTGTTCAGCTAAAGCTTGAAGAATCGATTGACGAATCCACCAAACAGCATACGATATAAATTTAAAACCACGAGTTTCATCAAAGCGTTGAGCTGCTTTAATTAAACCTAAGTTTCCTTCATTAATTAAATCTGGTAATGTAAGTCCTTGATTCTGGTATTGTTTTGCAACCGATACAACGAAACGTAAATTAGCTTTTGTTAATTTTTCTAAAGCAATTTGATCTCCTGCTTTTATACGTTGAGCTAATTCTACTTCTTCATCGGCAGTAATTAAATCTACTTTACCAATTTCTTGTAAATATTTATCTAACGATGCGGTTTCTCTATTGGTAACCTGCTTCGTAATTTTAAGTTGTCTCATCTAATGTTATCCTGTAATTTATAATGTGAATTATTGTGCATTCAATGGTTATACGTATTTATGTCAAATAATGTTACAAAAATTTTCGAATCATTTCTGTTTTTCTGCTTTTTAGACACAGAAATCATATAGAAGTCACGTTATTCGAAAGGAATATGGAATTCATATATGATGCGGAAAACGAAATTTCAGCAAAATTTTAAATTTTAATTAATTGTTTATTGGTTAAATTGATGGCTTCAAGCATATCTTGTGTGAATTTGTAATGCCCATGTGCTGTTATTAATCTAAAACGTGAGGATTTTAAATTACTAAGTGTGTTAAGAAATAACCATTTAGATTTTAATAGTTTAGGCTTTTCAGATTTTAAACTGATATCGAAATAATATTTTCTGCCATCTTTTATAGCGACAACATCTGGTGTAATGGATATGTCACTACCTGCTTTGGCGTAAGATTTAGGGGTTTCATAACCATCAATATCTGCTTTTATGTTTTCAAAACCATGGTTTTCTAAATAAGTAATAGAGTCCTCTAAAATGCCTGAATATTTTGCTTTGTCTTCTTGAATCATAACTTATAATATAATGAAAATGAGGTGAAAAGCAAATTTTTAACAAGGTTTAACGTTTACTAAATTTTATTTATTCAAAATCAAAAGCATCATTGTCTATTATAATCCGTTCACGTAATCTAATAATTTTTTGGTGCATTCTATTAAAAAATAGTGAACGGTCTTTTTCACCAGCATTAACTAATAATTTAGATATACTCATTTGCTTTTCAAAAAACTCAAACATGAGTTCACAAGTAGGTTGATGTTCAATTTTAAAATAACTAATTACAGTAAAAGGTGTGAAAAATACTTTTTTATATGGGGTTTTAACCATAATAGTATTACTCATGGTATGTATATCATTGATGTATAAATTATAAATGGCTTTATTTTTAGAACCAACTAAAGATTGTTGAATGGCTTGTTTTTCAACAAGACGGATTAAATCTTCAATATCATTGCATATTAATAAGGCAAGTTTTTTAGAAAGAGAACCAGATTCAAAATAATATAATACTTGTTGCAAAGTTCCATTAATTGTTGTGTTATTCCAGATTTCAGTAATGTTTATGTCTTTGTAAACCTGACCTAAGTTAAAAGCGCTTTCAAGTAATGATTCTGGGGTGTCTTTGATGAAATCATCAAAAGTAATTTTGTTTCTTGTCATTTCCTGATCTACATCCTTTAACCAAACATAGATTTTATAACGAGATAAAAATGAATCTTTAAGTGTATGAAATATTGGGATATCTTTTGCCGAATAAATTATAGAAGCATTTTTAAGTTTTGTTAATGGAAAAACACTATTGAAAGATTGTTTTAACCACATTTCTAAGCCTTCTTTATTGTGTATAGGTGGCGATAAATCTGCAAGTATGGTGGTTTGACTCCCAACTTCAAATAACTTATTTAATGAAATTTTATAGTGTTTAGCGAGTTTTACACTCTCATCTAATGATAGATTTGTTTTTAAATTAATTCTTCTGTAAGCTGCATCATAGCCTATATCTAAAACACTTGCTATTTCATCAACAAAAGAGGTGTTGTCTTTTGATTTAGCCTTTAAAAATTGAATAAATTGCTCTTGCATTTTTTTAAAAATTACAAGTAGGAATCTGGAAGATTTTGTGAAAATTAAGAAAAATAAATTATTTTTTAATCATTTTAAGCAAATGATTATCAATTAATGCAAAGTAATTTTGTTGTGTAACCACTTAATAATCATGGCAATGAAAACTCTATCACGATTAATACTTTTCTTTTCTATTGTTATATTCGTTTCTTGCGGCCCTACAAGAGTATATACAACAGGATCTTATGGTTCTTTAAAATCATATACTGAAAAACAACATTATATAGATAAGAAAACAACTGAGACTTACATTTCTGGTGATTTGAGTTTTGGAAAACATCCGCAAGAAGCAGCAACATTTAATGATAAAAAAACAATTGCCGCAATGAATGTTCATAGAAATACAACAGGAAGGCATTATAATTTTTATTATGGATTAGGTACTGCTTTTGGTACTTATGAATTTACTGAAGGATATCAAGGTCTTATTGAAAATGGAGAAAAGAGTACGTTTTTTACAGTGAATTTAAAATCGGGAATAAATTACACATATACACGTCCAAAAGTAGATTGGCGATTTATAGGTTTAGAGTTGGCTTATCTTAATGAGTCTGGAGTTTATCAAGATAAACTAACTAAATTAAGTTTAGTTGATGATGACGATTTATATGTTGCAAACCAAAAATCTATGTTCACTTATCAATTTTATTCAGAATACGTTTTTAAACTGTCTAATAGAGCAGCTTTTACTTTCGGTTTTTATGCTGGTGACTTGATTTACTTTAAGGATGCTGATATGTATGATGGTACAACGGGTTTTAATGGTTTTACTTTTGGGTTGAGGTTAAACAAATATACTTTTAGTGCCATTTTTGAAACGGCACAAGGTGACATTAAATCTACTAAAATAGGGCTTACCTATAAACTATAAATTAACTAATTATAATAATTTATAATATCATGAAGTCTCTAAAAAAAGAAATCAGAATTATGATTTTACTTACGGCTTTAATAACTAGCATTAGTGTTAATGCCCAGAGCGAAACAATAAAGTACAATATATACTTAAGGGTGTATAATTTGGAAGGAAAGAAAATAAGTAAAGGGGCACTTGTTTTTATTAACGACTCGCTTATAGAGTTAAAAAACAGTATCAAACAATCACGGGTAAGTTTTAATGATATTGGTTTTATAAGAACAAAAAAATCTGCGAGTAACAATGTTGTAATTGGTGCTGTATCTGGAGCTACTTTAGGTGCTGTGGTGGGAGTGTCAACAGCAGATCCTGACGATTGGATTTTTTCATATACAAAAGGAGAAGGGGCACTTGTTTTGGGAGGTATAGGAGCTTTGGGTGGCAGCGCTATTGGAGGAATAACGTCTCTTTTTAAAAAATCGAAAACTTATATTATTAATGGAGATGTTGAGAAATGGAGAATATTTAAAGAGAAGATAGTAAAAAGTAGATTTTATTAATATTAATGTCAAGAGTTATGAAAACAATAAAAAGACTATTGCAAAATGAAATCTTAATTTGGTGGTTCTTACCAATGTTATTATTTACATCTTGCTCGGGTTATGTTCCTGATTTTAGTGGTTTTGGAGATACAAGTGTTGGTGGCTTTGGTTTT
The nucleotide sequence above comes from Flavobacteriaceae bacterium HL-DH10. Encoded proteins:
- a CDS encoding zinc-dependent peptidase, translating into MLYILIVNASKILLGILLVVLACILIYYTFRLIEMGYVLKYKKPLYNHFYLYLRKLNDKQKRVLQHQFSFYKKLSIKEKKYFEHRVVSFIQDKDFISREGAIITEEQQVLISATAVMLTFGFRDFYIGLISKIVIYPEAFYSQTNDAYHKGEFNPKLKALVLSWKDFQEGYRINNDNLNLGIHEFTHAIHLNSIKERDVSSIIFKDSFKELSILLNSKDGLKERLTKSEYFRGYAYTNQFEFLAVVIENFIETPQDFRSEFPLIYSKIKQMLNFSFGGY
- a CDS encoding CBS domain-containing protein; the encoded protein is MIKKAPVSMIMTEPVITLNTNDNLEKAEFLFKHNHIRHIPVVSDDAVVGMLSYTDLLRLSFGDVTNNSDDSTDVLVYNMFTIDQVMKKQIITVSRSNSIKDVAKILAVEEFHALPVVDRNKLVGIVTTTDLIKYLLLQF
- a CDS encoding CBS domain-containing protein; translated protein: MNKQIPVSTIMSKNIIALTRTDNLERAEMLFNKYRIKHIPVVSRDVVIGMLSYSDLLKISLADAAQDDYNVNAVVYNAFTIEQVMTKDVETIDSQTTITQATQILANRGFHALPVVDNGILTGIVTTTDLLQYYLKQ
- the rpe gene encoding ribulose-phosphate 3-epimerase; translated protein: MNSKLIAPSLLAADFGNLQRDIEMVNKSDADWFHIDVMDGHFVPNISYGMPVIQAIKKYATKPLDVHLMIEKPERYIEEFAKVGADIITVHYESTVHLHRTLTQIEDAGCKAGVVLNLTTPISVLEDILPKCYMVLLMSINPGFGGQKFEDITYNRIQKLRKMANEQGLNTRIEIDGGVTNKNIKQLVDAGADVFVAGSHVFKSNNQTETIKELKALANS
- a CDS encoding sigma-70 family RNA polymerase sigma factor, translated to MRQLKITKQVTNRETASLDKYLQEIGKVDLITADEEVELAQRIKAGDQIALEKLTKANLRFVVSVAKQYQNQGLTLPDLINEGNLGLIKAAQRFDETRGFKFISYAVWWIRQSILQALAEQSRIVRLPLNKIGSINKINKTFAFLEQSHERPPSAEEIAKELDMTINDVKESMKNSGRHVSMDAPLVEGEDSNLYDVLNSGESPNPDRELLHESLRTEIERALETLTPREADVIRLYFGLGNQHPMTLEEIGETFDLTRERVRQIKEKAIRRLKHTSRSKILKTYLG